From Salipiger profundus, a single genomic window includes:
- a CDS encoding winged helix-turn-helix transcriptional regulator: MSNASYFQFCPVAMAAEVLCTRWTMLVVRELVAGSTRFNDIRRGVPRMSRSLLAQRLRELEDAGIVKRQPVPRSQAVEYLLTPAGRDLLSIVQAFGIWGQKWVESEPSLERLDVSLLMWDMRRNLDPSPLPAGRTVLNFRFPELSAGKRSWWLIVEETGEVDLCLTDPGFDVDLYVETDLRTMTAIWMGLTTVAQAADKLALAGPKAVAGAMQSWLGLSPFAKERKLAY; encoded by the coding sequence ATGTCCAACGCCAGCTATTTCCAGTTCTGTCCTGTCGCCATGGCCGCCGAAGTACTCTGTACGCGATGGACGATGCTCGTCGTACGGGAACTGGTCGCTGGCTCGACCCGGTTCAACGACATCAGGCGCGGCGTGCCGCGCATGTCGCGGTCCCTTCTGGCACAACGCCTGCGGGAGCTGGAGGACGCCGGCATCGTCAAACGGCAACCCGTGCCGCGCTCCCAGGCGGTTGAATACCTTCTGACACCCGCCGGAAGAGACCTGTTGTCGATCGTCCAGGCCTTCGGGATCTGGGGGCAGAAATGGGTCGAGTCCGAACCCTCCCTTGAACGGCTCGATGTCTCTCTCCTGATGTGGGACATGCGCCGCAATCTCGACCCATCCCCACTGCCGGCCGGGCGCACCGTGCTGAACTTCCGCTTCCCGGAGCTCTCTGCCGGCAAGAGATCCTGGTGGCTGATCGTCGAGGAAACCGGCGAGGTGGACCTCTGCTTGACCGATCCAGGGTTCGATGTCGATCTCTACGTGGAAACCGATCTGCGGACCATGACCGCGATTTGGATGGGGCTGACAACGGTCGCCCAGGCCGCGGACAAGCTGGCGCTTGCCGGGCCCAAGGCGGTCGCCGGGGCAATGCAGAGCTGGCTGGGTCTGAGCCCCTTCGCCAAGGAACGCAAGCTGGCGTACTAG
- a CDS encoding Mu transposase C-terminal domain-containing protein, translating to MTAKPLYNIPKGSILKLDGRELLVSVREESGYAVECKETGECFTLSLERVETAIRHRDCEIIKPADVEKRKALLKYADGFECVEQLSEKDQRIVQARLALVIAQDELRAEGVKLTQRSMDKSGIHRRLLLTRAEKIGSGYDLLEPRRGGQPSTRLEVPQGRTLAGLRDVYHRFDQNPVVLANRFHMRGRREPRLYEWQERFIDYVLNQWHDPKQPKLASVYKLATKVFRRSPREMAQDLNFPSITTIRTRAKAISDVVTVLGRGGTRHGTNTKGAGSTDVRALAFGEKFEWDQCLLSIFSSGDGVVRAEVIDPKEAPQELADNEIRRCWLHVILDVATSEVLGWVISETADADHSKALLRMATRDKTKEKVRYGCKQDPVPPVRLGLALADNGTATRNADVYAGQLGMGMTVMTARAHQPMDKQMIERLFGATQWDVLNFRPGYTGSRPGELTGYEPKPSAEISHDDLYGTLTRYFIDEYPFRPHRGTGMYGATPRQKQEEALKLYGPMEPPSQRDRCLHLGAKVQATTTSEGVRAFNIPFNSTELQRFAAGSPKRVTVHLDPDDLRKVHVTAEGEDAVMEARLSMTVFKDQTLEEAIEIMEAATKSNPSLRELHDRHLGEAMKRRALESGFFPDSRDPSSYQTLAQLEARASKLLQVETRPAAYVGATAAPGHLMSRGRTSGVVPARPAGAAPFKPPSPSTPPRASAPPPQSAGPTDVPPGEVSTSAPDPDDIKTMTFVRIKDSKL from the coding sequence ATGACCGCGAAGCCGCTCTACAACATTCCGAAGGGATCCATCCTGAAGCTGGATGGCCGCGAACTGCTGGTGTCGGTTCGCGAGGAGAGCGGCTATGCGGTGGAATGCAAGGAAACCGGCGAGTGTTTCACGCTTTCGCTGGAGCGGGTTGAGACTGCAATCCGACACCGGGATTGCGAAATCATCAAGCCTGCCGATGTCGAAAAGCGGAAGGCATTGCTCAAGTACGCCGACGGGTTCGAATGCGTTGAGCAGCTTTCGGAGAAAGACCAGCGGATTGTCCAAGCGCGCCTCGCCCTTGTTATCGCCCAGGACGAGCTACGCGCTGAGGGCGTGAAGCTCACCCAGCGCAGCATGGATAAGAGCGGCATTCATCGCCGTCTTTTGCTGACCCGCGCGGAAAAGATCGGTTCAGGATATGATTTACTCGAACCTCGTCGCGGCGGCCAACCATCAACCCGCTTAGAAGTCCCGCAGGGGCGGACGTTGGCCGGCCTGCGCGACGTTTACCATCGCTTCGATCAAAACCCAGTTGTCTTGGCGAATCGATTCCACATGAGGGGACGTCGGGAGCCCAGGCTCTACGAATGGCAGGAGCGATTTATCGACTACGTCCTGAACCAATGGCATGATCCTAAGCAGCCAAAATTGGCATCTGTTTACAAGCTGGCGACAAAAGTCTTCCGCCGCTCTCCCCGAGAGATGGCGCAAGACCTCAACTTTCCCTCGATCACGACGATCCGCACGCGTGCGAAGGCGATTTCCGATGTCGTCACCGTGCTCGGTCGCGGTGGGACGCGGCACGGGACCAACACCAAGGGAGCTGGGTCGACCGACGTACGTGCCTTGGCGTTTGGTGAGAAGTTCGAATGGGACCAGTGCCTGCTGTCGATTTTCAGCTCCGGCGACGGTGTCGTTCGTGCCGAGGTCATCGATCCCAAGGAAGCCCCTCAGGAGCTTGCGGACAATGAGATTCGCCGCTGTTGGCTCCATGTGATCCTTGATGTCGCGACCAGCGAGGTGCTGGGCTGGGTCATCTCGGAGACGGCCGATGCCGATCACAGCAAGGCTCTGCTTCGCATGGCGACGCGGGATAAAACGAAGGAGAAGGTGCGATACGGCTGCAAACAGGATCCCGTGCCGCCCGTCCGCCTGGGGCTTGCGCTGGCGGACAATGGCACGGCCACCCGGAATGCAGACGTTTATGCGGGTCAGCTCGGAATGGGCATGACCGTGATGACGGCGCGCGCGCACCAGCCCATGGACAAGCAGATGATCGAGCGGCTTTTCGGCGCGACGCAATGGGACGTGCTGAATTTCCGGCCCGGGTATACCGGTAGCCGCCCTGGCGAACTGACTGGCTACGAGCCCAAGCCCTCGGCCGAAATTAGCCATGACGACCTTTATGGCACCCTCACGCGATACTTTATCGATGAGTATCCCTTCCGGCCGCATCGCGGCACCGGGATGTACGGTGCGACCCCTCGTCAGAAGCAGGAAGAGGCCCTGAAGCTTTACGGCCCGATGGAACCGCCGTCGCAGCGCGACCGGTGTCTGCATTTGGGCGCGAAGGTCCAGGCAACCACGACGTCAGAAGGGGTAAGGGCGTTCAATATCCCGTTCAACTCTACGGAACTCCAACGCTTTGCAGCGGGGAGCCCGAAGCGGGTCACCGTTCACCTCGATCCCGACGACCTGCGGAAGGTCCATGTCACTGCTGAGGGGGAAGACGCCGTGATGGAAGCCCGTCTTAGCATGACCGTCTTCAAGGACCAGACGCTCGAAGAAGCCATCGAGATCATGGAGGCTGCGACGAAGTCCAATCCGAGCTTGCGGGAACTCCATGATCGACACCTGGGCGAAGCGATGAAGCGCCGTGCGCTTGAATCCGGTTTCTTCCCGGATTCTCGCGATCCGTCGAGCTACCAGACGCTCGCTCAGCTCGAGGCTCGCGCGAGCAAACTGCTTCAGGTCGAAACGCGACCTGCCGCCTATGTCGGTGCGACTGCTGCCCCCGGGCACCTCATGAGCAGGGGCCGCACGTCAGGGGTGGTGCCAGCACGCCCCGCCGGCGCGGCACCGTTCAAACCGCCGTCCCCATCGACGCCTCCCAGGGCAAGCGCACCTCCGCCGCAGTCCGCTGGACCGACGGATGTACCCCCAGGGGAAGTGAGCACTTCGGCGCCAGACCCTGACGACATCAAGACCATGACCTTCGTCCGCATCAAGGATAGCAAACTGTGA
- a CDS encoding ATP-binding protein produces the protein MTNPFIIPSLANLNADLAQRHFPLARGEELQQTFAQLFSRHLGRLQSGKGFEARSLLVTGLSGSGKTAEIADMLNRFNESAVPMPDCKDARFASCVLEAKGSWKDLGRKTLHALGYPIMNKTRRTQFEIWDLVIKRAKLQGVIGIYYDEAQHIMRGKSDAEVLSVLDAFKTLMKSHDWPLMLILSGVPELGDYVQREPQLDRLMTRIEFQEIDLSSAPGHPAQDYEILNEIVGSYAISAGLDVDASLPTGDFLHRLATAGAFRWGLVIDMVVDAVALAVARREGVVERSDFVAAWCEKTGMNQLATPFTHDSYERMFRRDKPFRAAIGT, from the coding sequence GTGACCAACCCCTTCATCATTCCCTCGTTGGCAAACCTGAACGCGGATCTGGCGCAGCGGCACTTCCCGCTCGCCAGGGGCGAGGAACTTCAACAGACCTTCGCTCAGCTCTTCAGTCGCCACTTGGGGCGTCTGCAGTCCGGGAAGGGCTTCGAGGCGCGCAGCCTCCTTGTGACGGGGCTGTCTGGCTCGGGTAAAACGGCCGAGATCGCGGACATGCTGAACCGCTTCAACGAGAGCGCTGTTCCCATGCCGGACTGCAAGGATGCGCGGTTTGCAAGCTGCGTGCTGGAGGCGAAAGGGAGCTGGAAGGACCTTGGCCGCAAGACGCTGCACGCCTTGGGCTATCCCATTATGAACAAGACCCGCCGGACACAGTTTGAGATCTGGGATCTGGTCATCAAGCGGGCCAAGCTCCAGGGCGTCATCGGCATCTACTACGATGAGGCCCAGCATATCATGCGCGGAAAGTCGGATGCCGAGGTCCTGAGCGTCCTGGACGCGTTCAAGACGCTCATGAAGTCACACGACTGGCCCCTCATGTTGATCCTTTCGGGGGTTCCGGAACTGGGAGACTACGTGCAGCGCGAGCCACAGCTCGATAGGCTGATGACCAGGATCGAGTTCCAGGAAATTGATCTGAGCAGTGCGCCCGGGCATCCGGCACAGGACTACGAAATCCTCAACGAAATCGTCGGCAGCTACGCCATCAGCGCGGGGCTTGATGTAGATGCGAGCCTACCGACGGGAGATTTCCTGCACCGCCTCGCGACTGCCGGCGCATTCAGGTGGGGCCTGGTCATCGACATGGTCGTCGATGCCGTGGCACTTGCCGTTGCCAGGAGGGAAGGGGTGGTTGAGCGGTCGGATTTCGTGGCGGCCTGGTGTGAGAAAACCGGAATGAACCAGCTGGCGACGCCGTTCACCCATGACAGCTACGAGAGGATGTTCCGGAGGGACAAGCCGTTCCGGGCTGCCATCGGCACCTGA
- a CDS encoding DUF1330 domain-containing protein: MTAYIIGQIEIHSRDWMDEYFAKIPDVVAKHKGVFRVRGGRPSRLEGEGELPDAAFVIEFPDRVHATSFWNSDEFQSLAILRRTGSTLNAILTDSVD; the protein is encoded by the coding sequence ATGACTGCATACATCATCGGCCAGATAGAGATTCATAGCCGGGATTGGATGGATGAATATTTCGCGAAAATCCCCGATGTCGTCGCCAAACATAAGGGCGTATTCAGGGTGCGTGGCGGTAGGCCCTCTCGCCTCGAAGGGGAAGGGGAATTGCCCGATGCCGCTTTCGTCATCGAGTTCCCGGACCGCGTTCATGCGACTTCGTTCTGGAATTCCGATGAGTTCCAATCTCTCGCCATACTGCGAAGGACTGGTTCAACCCTGAATGCCATCCTCACAGATTCAGTCGACTGA